In Deltaproteobacteria bacterium, one DNA window encodes the following:
- a CDS encoding D-alanyl-D-alanine carboxypeptidase family protein yields MTTLTTPLVSITTASIYQNKPLPARMAKCTPDMAAALGAIIEDLRQLGHELRLSDLFRSYDMQKQSHLDYKEGRKKAYSPPPGGSMHEAGRAMDIDLASIGVTLSRFWEIAAAHGFMPIIDAPVSSRSEAWHFDCRGSHDAVYTYAKSGKAGADTSPYRQMAMSAILAIGVPLDTVPDQEAAFVQAALIRLGFDPGRIDGIIGDRTRAALAEAGVTSTATPAAVSALCQQLQARFPLEYPSDPAGAAAPAGAHA; encoded by the coding sequence ATGACGACGTTGACTACGCCACTGGTCTCGATCACGACCGCATCGATTTACCAGAACAAGCCGTTACCCGCGCGGATGGCGAAGTGCACGCCCGACATGGCGGCGGCACTTGGCGCCATCATCGAGGATCTGCGGCAACTCGGGCACGAGCTGCGTCTGAGCGACCTGTTCCGCAGTTACGACATGCAAAAGCAGTCGCACCTCGATTACAAGGAGGGCCGCAAGAAGGCCTACAGCCCGCCGCCGGGCGGCAGCATGCACGAGGCCGGGCGGGCGATGGACATCGACCTTGCGTCCATCGGGGTGACGCTGTCGCGCTTCTGGGAGATCGCGGCCGCGCACGGCTTCATGCCGATCATCGATGCGCCGGTCTCGTCGCGCAGCGAGGCCTGGCATTTCGACTGCCGCGGCAGCCATGACGCGGTGTACACCTATGCCAAGAGCGGCAAGGCGGGCGCCGACACCTCCCCGTACCGCCAGATGGCCATGAGCGCCATTCTCGCCATCGGCGTCCCGCTTGATACCGTTCCCGATCAAGAGGCCGCCTTCGTACAAGCAGCGCTCATCCGTTTGGGATTCGATCCCGGGAGGATCGACGGCATCATCGGCGACCGCACGCGTGCGGCACTGGCCGAGGCGGGCGTGACCTCCACCGCTACCCCGGCGGCAGTCTCAGCGCTCTGCCAGCAGCTGCAGGCGAGGTTTCCACTGGAGTACCCGAGCGATCCCGCGGGCGCAGCTGCCCCGGCAGGAGCGCACGCATGA